The sequence cTCCAGTGACTACTAGCAAATAAgattgaaaatgtatttcatgaactatccatctgatttttataaacGAACAAACAACATTTAAGTTGCAGATCTGAGTAATTTTTGGCATGGCAGTTCTTCTATTACTCTCAGACTGATGTGGATAAATTAATTGTCATTTCTCTTTTTATACTGTTATATACAATGGAAGTTCCAAAACatctaaaacaatatatatatatttttttcaaataaaaatttagaagttccaaaaatataaaacaatatatatagaatttatgtataaattaaaacaatcttttatacaaaaaagaatattagatATTCTGGAACATCTAAATCATCTACCGAGATCAACAAGAAACATCTACTAAGATCTGGTGATTTCAGCATTGAAAGGCGCTCCCTCTGACTGCCTGCAGATAGTGATTGTATCTAATGTAAATacactatttaataaaaacctgTTGAACTAATCTTccaattattattctatattaaataaagcACCAAACTTACAAGTTAAGCATTTAACTACATTATTTTAGCACACATTAAGTGTTAGTTTAAACTTTGATTTACTAttaggtaaattatttataattaattcactgGACTTCTCAATTCTTTTCTACACGGACctaatttttaatctcaaaatatttacagCATGATATGTTTTCAGGTGTTTGCTCCAGCTCCTCCCAGTATTCTTGGATCATTTAGCGGATTCGGACATGCTACTGTAAAAGCAAGAGAGCCTGctcatattaaaaagaaacatccTATTAGAGAGCAACAACTATCCGAAACACGACCGAGCTACACAGCTTTGCTCCTTCCACCTCCACTCCAAGACAGTGGAAAGAATAGGTTTGTGTACAGTGTATATCCACAAGATGAAAAGCATGCAGCCGCTTACTACTATGAGGCTTCACTTCGACCTCCACCACGTAATATTATACCTCCACTTCGTTCCAGTGATCTGCCTCCAAATTCATACTTTTTTGATAGTCCAAAAACTAATCCAGGGCGCTTCCAGGAACCTAATATATTTCATTCCGGATTTGCCCCTTCAAGCCCAGGCTATAGAACTACATTGTCTTCACAACCTCCCTTTGAAacaaattatcagttttttagtACAGATTTCAATCTCAGATCTCAACCAACTCCTGTTCCCAGACCAGCAGCAAATGTATATTACAACAGAAATCCATTTGGGGATATTACATTGAGTTCCAGGCAACCAGAGGTTGTAAAACCAGTTTCTGAAGATAAACCTCCTGGTAAAGAAGTTTTTCATCAACTATCTCACTTAGGAAGACCATTTCAAAGTCCCAGTCTAGAATTTAGCAGCCAAAGAGCAAGAGAACCATTCTTAACAACTGTTTCTTCAAGTATTCAGTTAAAagatgaaaagaaacaaaaacctaAGTATTCTCCTGGCCAACATTTTCAGTTTACACAAAGTGACTTTACACCGAGCAGTCACTTTCCAGGACCACAGCAAAACTATTTTGTTACTGAAACTCCATATGCGGCTGAAATATATCCTCTTACAGTGAAAACTGTTGATATTCCTTCTGAAGATGATATAGCAAAAGAAAAGTTGCAAACATCAACACCcagtaatttgtttataaattcacATAAACAGATATCTTATCATGATATGCCAGAAGAAAAGTTGCAAACATCAACACcaagtaatttgtttataaattcacATAAACAGATATCCTATCATGATATACCAGAAGAAAAGTTGCAAACATCAACACcaagtaatttgtttataaattcacATAAACAGATATCTTATCATGATATGCCAGAAGAAAAGTTGCAAACATCAACACcaagtaatttgtttataaattcacATAAACAGATATCCTATCATGATATGCCAGTTAGAACCCATCGACCTCATGTTGAAGTAAGTTCTTATCAAGCAATAAGAAATGAATCACCGCCATTCCTTCCGACTCCAGCTGCAGATGTTGAACCATTCATAAAAGAACCGGATCATAATGAAgaacaatttaatgaaatacaaacatCACTACCTCCAATTCAAAATCATAGATTTCCACCTCATCTAAAGCCTACTGAAGAATCGTATTTAGATAATATTAGTACAACTGCATCAAAAAGGCcaagtaattcattaaaacatcGTAGACGACGTCCTACACGTCCTACAGAACCATCATTATTGAACACTGTAAGTACTGAAGAAACTAACCATGTTCATGAAGTTGATAGTAACATAGATTCAAGTTTGATACCGACAAATGCAGCTGATACACCAGAAGAATTACCGACAACAACATCTTCCACAACAACACGTccacaaagaagaagaaagaagcctTACAGAACTAGAAATCGTGGACAGTCAAATTACATTCAGTCCTCTACTACAGCATCTACACCACAAGTTGAACAATTTCATAGCACTCGAGGATTCCATTATCAGTTCTCAACTCCAGCAGCAACAGATCATCCAGATTATACGGTACCAAATACTCATGTACCAGTCAACACATACACGATTGGTCAAGATCAGTATGTAAATACGGAACCGGTAAATGATTATACTCAGACAAGAGATGAGTTAAACCAAGATAATGCAATTGTAACACAGAATTATATATCTACACAACTTGTAGATGAAACACAAAGCAGTATTGAAGatgaaatttcagaaataagtacACCTACACCAGCACCATTTAGGAGTAGCACAAATACACCAGTTACCATTATACCATCAACAACAACTatgacaacaacaacaacaacaacaacaacaactgTTGCTCCAGAAACATCAACCAGTCTATCGACACAATCATCAAGTTACAGAACAAGAATGAGAAATAAGTATGGTAATAATACAAGGCCAAGATTTAGCGTTAAAGATTATAGAGAACGTTTGAACAGAGCTTCTACTACAACACAAAGTACAAGACAAGAAGAAGCCGTTGATGAAGATATACCAAAAGTTAAATATTCTATTAGGACTAGAGGAAATACTGTTCACAAGCCATCGTTAACAGCTCctgaaggaaatttaaatgaaacaacaACTGAAGTTTACAGAAAGTATAAACCAAGAGTAAGATATTCATATAAGACATCAACTACTACAACAAGCAGACCACTGCTACAAGTTGATAGTCCATCAACTACAACTGAACGTCTAAATACCTTTAAACCTAATCCAAACAGATATAAACCAGGTACTGGTAAATATTACAGTAGGTACAGAACATCAACCGAATCACCAGCAACAGAAGCAAATGAAACTACGCCTTCAACTGTAAGAACAGTAAGAACAAAAGGTGTATTTTCAGCCAAAAGACGTCCATATCCATTAAGGACTAGAGTAGAAGGAACCAATAAAGAAGATGACAGAGAAGTTGCTgaagaaacaaaacaatataaacaaacggtaaaaacaatagaaaatgaaATAGATCCAATTACAACAGTAATGACAAAGAAAATGGATAATGCTCTGACAACAACAATAATGACAAGTACTAACACAGAACCTGTTTTAATTGGACCGACTGGAGAAGAAATTTCAACGGCACAAAGAATAGCAGATTTAACTTCTTCACCAAGTAATATGTATCAAAGTAATGGATTTAGAAAAGGTGTTTCACCTTCAAGTAGAAGAACCGTTCCACACATTACATTAGCAACTGAAGATCCGATATTACCTTTAGAAGCATTTTTCCAGTCATGGTCTAATAACAAGGGTAATAATTCACGGTAATATCTTATCactagtaattatatttttataaaagaaaaaattattcagtttttgagaaaaacattctgtaattatgaaatataaattacaaaaaattaaatcataaaaagaaaatgttgctGACCATTCATAAAAATCTAGAACTAGATTTTTgaattagtttatataaaaaattttgtttatcaaagaATCACCTATCAGTAGAGACAGGAGAATTTCCAAatctaagtaaaaacaaaaaattaaaagattatttatatcttcatttataacaaaaacagttgTCCAAgtcgtaaaaataattaacttaccctTTTTAAACTTAACCACCAAGTTTAAAGTAAGTTTTCATAGTTAtcagttgtatttaatttatttataattttcttttataaatgttaataaatatatttttttagtgttgcCTAATTTATTGTAatgcttataatattaaaaatattcactatacatttatttatttatttatttacaattatgtattatatttatgtttggtAATTCCTCTGAGTCTACTCTTGTTTAATAAGCAAAGTGTGTATTTACATATAaagcttttccttttttaacacagtttttcaacattttctgttAATGATTTGATTTCAACAATCATTTAGAATAcctatttatttgaattaaatgccatatttaaatacatgtatgaattaaaaactatttttatgatataaacaatacagatgaaaatatatttcaatatatgattggttataatatatatataaaagtgtataaatgagaataaataatagaaaataaaagagttacaatatacttaaaaaaaccttttttaaaatgattatgtaCATGATCATAagataaaaatgtcataaatattatattttaaaaataaagaaaaacataaatattgcaTTGGGCTGAGCTCTTTAGCTCTTCAACTTTGCTTATAGATTGCTCTCTAGTACgagtcattaaatatattaatgacaaTTTGCCGCTTCCTATgtatgtgcacatgcgcacagcagccaaacaccacgcctatggaactgtgaagcacacagaTCCATAcgaagatttttttatctttttcataaactggggtatGGTTACTGACAtaaagcttaaggattatatattgtacaagtataatattatcagtatattatattagtatattgTTGTGAAAGAAACAACAAATACAGTAACTGTACACTTACctgtaaataaacagttaaacaaCTTAAAATACATATACCTAACCTAAACACttatcaaaataacttttaaaaatctaaccTAATGATCCCATTGGCAATCTCTAAAGAAACTTGATTTAGAGTAAAACTAGCTTATGATAAATTACGTAATAGTATAACTTTCACTTTAAAATATACCATAAtcagtttaataatatagaagttaatttaagtttaataagaagttaaattatttaatattaataaagttttattcactaactatttattcaatattttataaccacatatttacaattaaacaaatagTGTGgatgtattagaaaaattaaaatctaaaaaacctttcaaatttataaatttctgcgAAAGTCTCAATTATCAAGCAGTGTAACTTGAGCAactatttataatcatttatcta comes from Lycorma delicatula isolate Av1 chromosome 3, ASM4794821v1, whole genome shotgun sequence and encodes:
- the LOC142321324 gene encoding uncharacterized protein LOC142321324; amino-acid sequence: MDWLPQFIYVLILSFCGFSVSDHSRSEREYSEEDWHPLRERPIVSRVVIPIPRVRPPLPPPTYSSRSDSHATKKRLQLEPSPSNKVEVFAPAPPSILGSFSGFGHATVKAREPAHIKKKHPIREQQLSETRPSYTALLLPPPLQDSGKNRFVYSVYPQDEKHAAAYYYEASLRPPPRNIIPPLRSSDLPPNSYFFDSPKTNPGRFQEPNIFHSGFAPSSPGYRTTLSSQPPFETNYQFFSTDFNLRSQPTPVPRPAANVYYNRNPFGDITLSSRQPEVVKPVSEDKPPGKEVFHQLSHLGRPFQSPSLEFSSQRAREPFLTTVSSSIQLKDEKKQKPKYSPGQHFQFTQSDFTPSSHFPGPQQNYFVTETPYAAEIYPLTVKTVDIPSEDDIAKEKLQTSTPSNLFINSHKQISYHDMPEEKLQTSTPSNLFINSHKQISYHDIPEEKLQTSTPSNLFINSHKQISYHDMPEEKLQTSTPSNLFINSHKQISYHDMPVRTHRPHVEVSSYQAIRNESPPFLPTPAADVEPFIKEPDHNEEQFNEIQTSLPPIQNHRFPPHLKPTEESYLDNISTTASKRPSNSLKHRRRRPTRPTEPSLLNTVSTEETNHVHEVDSNIDSSLIPTNAADTPEELPTTTSSTTTRPQRRRKKPYRTRNRGQSNYIQSSTTASTPQVEQFHSTRGFHYQFSTPAATDHPDYTVPNTHVPVNTYTIGQDQYVNTEPVNDYTQTRDELNQDNAIVTQNYISTQLVDETQSSIEDEISEISTPTPAPFRSSTNTPVTIIPSTTTMTTTTTTTTTTVAPETSTSLSTQSSSYRTRMRNKYGNNTRPRFSVKDYRERLNRASTTTQSTRQEEAVDEDIPKVKYSIRTRGNTVHKPSLTAPEGNLNETTTEVYRKYKPRVRYSYKTSTTTTSRPLLQVDSPSTTTERLNTFKPNPNRYKPGTGKYYSRYRTSTESPATEANETTPSTVRTVRTKGVFSAKRRPYPLRTRVEGTNKEDDREVAEETKQYKQTVKTIENEIDPITTVMTKKMDNALTTTIMTSTNTEPVLIGPTGEEISTAQRIADLTSSPSNMYQSNGFRKGVSPSSRRTVPHITLATEDPILPLEAFFQSWSNNKGNNSR